The genomic interval tttttccttaaaaagtagcatggtgctacaccgacaagagcgtggctcttaaataagtgatgatgagGCTTCATTTACTTATGACAGGTTCGCATTTGACCAAAATCTCACCTGTAGCCGTAGCATGGAGCTCACATATCGCGTTTTTTCTTTtggcaaatggcattaactacttggccggactaatgagcgctgagggatctctaccagtacaaaatttaagacaacaggcctaagcgtcccctgttgggcgcgaacctcggctcagggcgtcgtctgaggggataatatttgaaagaattaatcgttgAATGAGAGGGAAACCGCATATCGCGTGCGATGCCATATACCAACTAACGTTATTGGTTTCCGTGCTTCAGCTACAGATGATATATTTCATTATAGCTTCATTAATTTGCCAATATAACAGAAATATTGTATACAGTCAAGTTGCGAAAGAGACATCAGggatatgtacagtcatgagcaatataatgtacccactttaagactctgtcgcactaacatatttgacatttagtgagacttacagtccaatttgtcaaaaaagttaatgtgacatggtaccaaagtgtatacatattaatgctcgtgaccgtatatgccTGTCAGCGGTCGTAATCAGGCTATTTTGTAAGATTTGAGCTAATTTACAATATTGAATTTCAGGTTATAACCGCAGCGGAGTTCCACCCGACTGAATGCAATCTCTTTGTATATTCTAGTAGTAAGGGTAAGtcaaacattatttataattcagcATTGGGGATGTGATTCTCGCCTGAAATCCGAAttggcgcccgaaggacgtaatatacgatcctgacgacccgattactcttaACTATAgaggccaatcagcttgcgacaacaaacacttcagaatcccgataccgactccgccggcgtggtcgactatttctctcattcagcgcatatcgctatcgacccactaggttcaTATATAGGCTGATCGAGGCCTATGCtccgcagtgggacgtatataagctcgtctataatggtcgagccagaaCATACGACTATAatctaattggggtagtcagaggtacactttgaaaccatgtcacattaagttttttgacaaatttaaaccgtaagtctcgttaaatgtcaaatatgatagtgcgacagggttctaaagtgggtacatgatattgctcatgacagtacatccatcgcaagatgaacgcaagtacccacacctcacagagtttctgttagaccaacgtgataggtattgccgtctataacggtcgagttgagttagtgaaaactgcacttaagataataactcattggtgcaagtccagtacatatgttttagtattatttttatttaaaatccaaatataCAATTACATGAAATTCACACATTGCGATACTGAAACCCTTGGAAAGTTTAAAGTGTATCAAGTTCATCTTTAGCAATAATAGTCTTCAATAACACTtggtacaaattcaaattcaaaaatatctttattcaataggtaacatagttacactttgaatcgtcaattttacataacgaacgtctcatccgcctaaaactactgcagcttctcacaacgtgtatagccggggaaaagaagctgcaagaaaaacctcggcacagggccctagacgttctttaaaataaataaataaataaaatatttttatgggtaATCTGATGCAGTTGTAATAACAATTCAACATAAAAAGGGAGgctagtaattaataattgttaaACAACAGGCATTGGCGAGTGTAAGCGAGATGTTAGATTAGGTAGCTTTGCAATGACGCGGTACAGTGAATGCAGTCGCCTGTCatttacatttacattaaacatttgcgacaagaataacacccaccatcgtttttagtacaatcaaatagacgtTGCATTTGTTCGAGCCGGCTCTTTGAGTCGTTTCTCTAAGTGGGTGGTGAGTGACTTGTGGTGGTTGCAGGCACGATCCGCCTGTGCGACATGCGCGCGGCCGCGCTGTGCGACCGGCACGCCAAGCTGTTCGAGGAGCCCGAGGACCCGCATGCGCGCTCCTTCTTCTCCGAGATCATCTCCTCCATCTCAGACGTCAAACTCTCCAACTCGGGCAGGTGGGTACATGCCCCggaatagaaagaaagaaaatcatttattttagaaataagtaggtggtacacagaatagaatagTGAACAAAATACAGAATTAAAcgttatctctaaaaagggacgtcagctcagcaagaaTACAAGAAAGAGATTGGAAAAGAAAGGATCCATGAAAAATTaagtcattatctccctagcattatcgcgttttcacagggtccgcttatctgatctgaagatttgacaggtccggttttttacagaagcgactgcctgtctgaccttccaacccgcgaagggaaaaccagcccaatagaggttaggtcacatatcttcgaaaatgtatttctcaggagtgtgggtttcctcacgatgtttttcttcaccaccGAGCTCGTGCtgaacatttatgatccaaaaaattcgacaatcactggtttaggcctgtgctggattcgaacctgcgatttcaaagtgaggggcaagcgttctacaaactgggctaccatggctctcaTGGAAAAATATTATCAGtcacatacttttgcgatggaaaattccaaatcaaatcaaaatctttatttgttatTACAGTCTCTGTATTCACCGtgtccactttatatcaactcagaatcatggtctgaatcatccccctcagtattcgttacgatgtcactaacaccttgaaTATTAACGTATCGTACCGTACAAACCCTTCTGACTGCACGGAACACTTATCTGATTTTGTCCTTTTCAGATACATGATGTCGCGAGATTACCTAGGTTTAAAAGTGTGGGATCTCCGCATGGAGACGAAGCCAGTAGAGACATATCCCGTGCATGAGTACCTGCGCTCGAAGCTGTGCTCGCTGTATGAGAACGACTGCATCTTCGACAAGTTCGAGTGCTGCTGGAGCGGGGACGACCAGCGCCTCATGACGGGTTCCTACAACGGATTTTTCAGGtacatattggtgctgattcaaattcaaattcaaaaatatctttattcagtaggtaacatagttacactataaatcgtcaatttttacataacgaacgtctcatccgcctaaaactactggattcctgtagacaccaaatcattttaagtcatacctgtcattttcttatccgccgaaaaggaaatcagtcgatattaggtcgcaCGATTATTTTCCATCtaacaatatatataatataggctcggcgtttgaccacaatctcacctgatggtaaatgacgatgtggtcaaacgcgagtctatattacttaaaaaatacttccccactgggattcgaatccgggacctccggatcgtgagcccaacgctcaaccactggaccatggaggctgtcatCATTGATATACAATTACCGTACAATAAACATCATTGGACATTGAACATCAACGTTCAAAAAGTGGGACAAAAATTGGAGCACAAATAGCGATGCGTGGTCTGAATGTCTGTAAACGACCGAATGGATTTGTATAACCCAACCGTGTTACGAAGAACCACGCGTTTGATAGCTTTTAAACTATTGCTGTCTTTCtattacaataagtgcaagaaagatatagagctagttttagtcctgtcaaatgaagttaaaattaagcttgtggttgcccgaatcggcaccattatttGCCTTTGTTTACTGGAAGGAGCATCGGTACCACGACTGATGATGTATATCGTGGTGTGCAGGCTGTTCGAGCGCGGCgtgggcggcgcgcggcgcggcgagcTGACGCTGGAGGCGGCGCGGGACGCCGCCGCGCGCCCAAGGCagccgctgcgcccgcgcagggTCGCCGCCACCGCCAAGAGGAAGAAGGTACGCCACGCACCTAATGTAACCGGCAGGGGCTTTTATTATCATCTGTCAATATCCTACAAGTAAACCTAGTTCTAtaaatagtattattccttattctatgctaccgACACCCCGCGCACGACACTACAACCCATGAATCGTCTACATCTACGCCCGCAGTCCCTAGTGAGAAGGGCCTAAATAAATTATCGACACCTTTGATTAGCGAGTGCACAACTCTACCAATGATgatcatatttaattatttaccagAAAATAAATTTGTCAATCCACAGGACGAAATAAGCGTGGACTGTTTGGACTTCAACAAGAAGATCCTGCATACAGCGTGGCACCCTCACGAGAGCATCATCGCAGTAGCGGCCACCAACAACCTGTTCATCTTCCAAGATAAGTTCTAGCCTCCCGCCTAGCGTATCTAGCCTAGCCTAGTAACGAGGACGTTAACTAACAGCAGACGGTAGAAGGGAACCAACTTGCAATCAACGGTAGACAGAAAAATCACTGCAATCAAAGGACGATACAGCCGTGAGGAATTGTATCGTTCAACGGAGCTAAGAAGGTGGTGGATGACCTAACCATAATGTCGGGATGCAGACGACAAGTAATACATAATGTTTTGTCTGGTATCTCGACAGATCAAGGATTGAGTGAGGTTAAAATAGTGAGAATTGAAACCATGGATTTCACGGCAAAGGACTTaatatttgaatgtttttttttattaatttttggtTAGGAATGTAAAGTTGTGATGTTCtacaaaaaagattaaaaaagcTGTAGGAACTTGGCAGTAGCGAAAATATGTCAGCAGTTGTCATTTGTcagaaaaagacaaaaacaagatggcgtaAAAATAGCCGCCATTTTTGTATTTACACCAGTGTTACCAGCAGAAAATTTACTACTACTATTTACTAACTTATTCTACTATGGTCATAGCTCTCAAGTCCTActaattgttatattttaaaacatattaaGAAAAGCATACGCGCCAAAATTCGACATTCTTTTCTGTAGAACGTCACAATTGTAGGAGAACTTAAAAAGAGACATTGTGCATACGTAAGGGTTACTACAGCAATAGATGAGGTCTTAAATGTACTGTTATGTGCTATTTCATTCTCTTGTAAGAGTTGTGGCATTGACAGATGTTCGTGAAATGTATAAAAGCAATAAGCCATACACTGGCATGAAAATATCGAAAGTATTACAAAATATAGatacacgaaaaaaaaaaaccattttcattatttacttatcatGCAAAAATGCCTCTAAAAATTTAATAGATTTTATTCAATCGCGCATGACCTCTGGTCCTAGTAACAACAAATATTGAGGGAAAACGGGTTATTTTTCGAATTTCAAATTGAATTTTTGTATTGATCTCAAAAAAAATCTGTCAGATGtcaaaaagtttaaattcaGTATGTAACACAAAAAGTAAGATATGACTGATAAATCCTACGGGATTTTGTTCTTAATTGGATGTATACGATGGCGTTTTGAAGAGATCGTGTGTTTAGGTTTGTATAACTAGCGAGATAAAAAGGAATGTAAAGTTACAATAAGTTGCAAATATTTTTACACAAAATTGTTTGTCTTTCAAGTATATTTGACATTGACAGTGTAGGGGTAACCCTGATCATTGaactcacaacctacacgagagaaaAGGAAGTGAGTCGAGTAAAATCAAATGTTTTTATGAATTATATCTCATACAATTTCGTACTATATCGAACCCTTCACCAATACTTTTGACTACTAGTTATAGAAACTTCACACGCTGTCTCTAGCACTGCAAcacaactaaaaaaaatatgtaaagagATAATGCATTAAATGCTCCTTAGTctcaaaagaaaatgaataaaaaaatgattgtaAGGAAAATGCCGTCGAAGGTTAGTGTAGTCCTCTTTACTTCGGGCTAGTGTTACAAGTCATAGCAATGGTAGCTGTCGATTGAGTTTAAAAGAgtgtataatataacataccaTTTACAGCCAATATTGTCCCAGTACTGGTAGAGggcatagaaaaaaaaaaaaaactattggactTGAAATGTATAGTCAAAccgtaatatttatttcttttgttataCTTTGGTTGTAACGCCAAATTCCAATTATATAGTGGGAACTCAACTCAAGATCTTAGAGATGTGATATTAAAACAAAGCTAATCTTCGTTCACTGCCGGGCGTAGGCTTTCTTTCAACATTGAGACAATTTGGGGAAACTACAGCAAGACGCTAGTTATCAACATAAACACAACAAATATTGTGGAATTCGAATAGAAGTAGCTTATTTAACTTCTCAGATAACTCTCGCAATATTTGTCGTAGGTTTTTCGCGTCTATGTAGTTTATAAACGCGACTTTACAGTGGATGGGAGTGACTAGTACGGTCACCACGAGTACTagtatgtacacactttgaaaccatgtcacattaacttttttgacaaattaaaccgtaagtttcgttaaatgtcaaacatgatagtgcgacagggtcctaaagtgggtacatgatattgctcatgactgtacaggaaaTACACTCGACTAGTCTGTTTGTCGGCTTATTAGCCATTTTGTGGTCACACTTCTGTCTAAACTTGTTTGAAGAACCTGTGCCCTAATAGCATTTAGTCACTCTTCGTTTTTAcgtaaacaaatattaaatattatcacTAAAGATGCAATTTCACATTGAAGTTACATTATTTTCATTCAAACATCACAATTTATCATAATGTTACTATCCTCTTGTAAAGTACTATTGACAGCTATCAATGTAGTTATATTGTTAAATCGTGTTGTGTCGTATTGTATGGAATTAAACTAATAACATTATGTATATACAGTTTTGTATTGGCCTTAACTggtaattaaaaaatgtattgaaGTCAAATTGATATAGGTTTGAAATTCCCATCTGCGGTTCTCCTATATTCATTATAATAAGATATCAAAGCTACTTAGTTTAAATAAGAGAAAACAATGCAATAATATCGATTACTAAAGTTGTTATAAGTTACTCAGTAAATAGTTccatacaatatttttccatACAACATTTCtccatacataatttttccaTACAATACGACAGAACGCACGCTAGCTAGAATCGTAAGTCCGTTACTTGATAATTTATACGCTTTTCATACTTAAGGTTCTAAgcgtaaaataagtatttattgttaaataaaaaaaaatgaaaaacaagTTGATAAGGTGAAGCTCGACCTTGAATATGAGATTAGTTAGGTATATCAAAATGATATCGAATGGATATTAAAAATTTGTCGCCTTAAAGTTTTGACAAACCTGTTCCTTTTGTAGAGTAGCTATATTTGTTTACGTTTTGTCTatcaattttaacaaaatactcGAATAGTTTGCCTATTCGGTGTTTCTCGAATACTATCTTGGCGAGACACCAAGGCTAATAGTACATAGGAGactaataatatttcaataatcTTGAAATCTTCACTTCTTCAGTTTCATATAGACAAGACTGTTGATAAATATAGCATATTCTTGGTTTGGATAGTTTTTGTTAAGCGTTTAGGTCACAGTTGTATGCAAAATGCGTGGCTCTGGCTGCCCCGTTATCGCTTACGAGCGTGACTATCAAATAAACGAGTAACCTTAGATCTTTTTAAATGCATAGTAAAAGCAAGCTTTAAATATGACACAGTATAAATAAGTaggaataaaataatcaattttttttcaataaatcaGCACATCATTGATTTATGTCAGTTGGGCTGGTCTAtaacggccacattgaagcaatgagGGACATTTCAagctacgttccttaaaaaacaatatagatggtatgtcgtagtgagtttggcgcgagttcagatggttccgaacattccgatatcaaatacataaacaagcggcaaagaaagagggtagacagatatgtctgcccgtagaaaattatggatctacatactccactccaatctcatcagtcatcccgtgatcatggcacttgcaacagtgtcgaaatatcgggagtctcatatccctactttaaacgcggtaagaacccgttattatgtgttttaattatgataataaccgcgtaaactgtATGCATTGGTTGgcactgtacagatttgccttcgtttaaccttgtaATTTGCATCTATAATCGTTGTTTTGGGTAtagatgaccctttttattacactcaggcactgattattattatgatcaaaataaagagaagcaatacaggtagcaacataattctatacaatatctgatccaaatatcgagcaataa from Pectinophora gossypiella chromosome 22, ilPecGoss1.1, whole genome shotgun sequence carries:
- the LOC126377109 gene encoding protein phosphatase PP2A 55 kDa regulatory subunit isoform X2, whose translation is MAGNGGETTWCFSQVKGTLEDDVTEADLISCVEFNHDGELLATGDKGGRVVIFQRDPASKQCVPKKGEYNVYSTFQSHEPEFDYLKSLEIEEKINKIRWLKRKNQAHFLLSTNDKTIKLWKVSERDKRVTGYNTREEGGRPRDPARITQLRVPQVRPAELMVEASPRRIFANAHTYHINSISLNSDQETYLSADDLRINLWHLEITDQSFNIVDIKPANMEELTEVITAAEFHPTECNLFVYSSSKGTIRLCDMRAAALCDRHAKLFEEPEDPHARSFFSEIISSISDVKLSNSGRYMMSRDYLGLKVWDLRMETKPVETYPVHEYLRSKLCSLYENDCIFDKFECCWSGDDQRLMTGSYNGFFRLFERGVGGARRGELTLEAARDAAARPRQPLRPRRVAATAKRKKDEISVDCLDFNKKILHTAWHPHESIIAVAATNNLFIFQDKF